The Streptomyces sp. NBC_01275 genome has a segment encoding these proteins:
- a CDS encoding amino acid transporter, with protein sequence MATTQHPPPSRLRAWMLEGLSDMGKGHGPAHQATPDTKTEPEHKGQRWYRVMCLTGVDYFSTLGYQPGIAALAAGLLSPVATIVLVIVTLAGALPVYRRVAEESPHGEGSIAMLERLLSFWKGKLFVLTLLGFAATDFLITITLSAADASTHLVENPHLTSTLHDKQMVITLVLVALLGAVFLKGFLEAIGVAVALVVVYLGLNVVVVIVGLWHVVTEGHVVTDWSAALTAEHGNVFAMIGVSLLVFPKLALGLSGFETGVAVMPHVQGDPDETEENPKGRIRDTKKLLTAAALIMSVFLIATSFITTWLIPEKEFESGGKANGRALAYLSHEYLGNAFGTVYDVSTIAILWFAGASAMAGLLNLMPRYLPRYGMAPHWARAVRPMVIVFTLVAFLVTWIFDADVDAQGGAYATGVLVLMSSAAIAVTIAARRAGQRGWTIGFAVVSAVLLYVTVVNVIERPDGVKIGACFIAGIILVSLLSRLARAFELRVTSVSLDSMAERFIRDMASRKIRFIANEPDQRDKAEYRDKIEQIRQDNDIPGEDFVFVEVTVVDPSEFESGLTVRGEVLHNRYRVLTLESSSISNALAALLLHTRDSTGCIPHIYFEWTEGNPFANFLRFFLFGQGEVAPVTREVLREAEPDRARRPRVHTG encoded by the coding sequence ATGGCCACCACCCAGCACCCTCCGCCCAGTCGCCTGCGCGCCTGGATGCTGGAAGGCCTGTCCGACATGGGCAAGGGCCACGGCCCCGCTCACCAGGCGACCCCGGACACCAAGACCGAGCCCGAGCACAAGGGCCAGCGCTGGTACCGGGTGATGTGCCTGACCGGCGTCGACTACTTCTCCACCCTCGGCTACCAGCCGGGCATCGCCGCCCTCGCGGCCGGTCTGCTCTCGCCCGTGGCGACCATCGTGCTGGTGATCGTCACCCTGGCCGGCGCTCTGCCGGTCTACCGGCGGGTGGCCGAGGAGAGCCCGCACGGCGAGGGCTCGATCGCGATGCTGGAGCGGCTGCTGTCCTTCTGGAAGGGCAAGCTGTTCGTCCTGACCCTGCTGGGCTTCGCCGCCACCGACTTCCTGATCACCATCACCCTGTCCGCGGCGGACGCCTCCACCCACCTCGTCGAGAACCCGCACCTGACCAGCACCCTGCACGACAAACAGATGGTGATCACCCTCGTTCTGGTCGCCCTGCTCGGCGCGGTCTTCCTCAAGGGCTTCCTGGAGGCCATCGGCGTCGCCGTCGCCCTGGTGGTCGTCTACCTCGGCCTCAACGTCGTCGTGGTGATCGTCGGGCTGTGGCACGTGGTCACCGAGGGGCATGTGGTCACCGACTGGTCGGCCGCCCTGACCGCCGAGCACGGCAACGTCTTCGCCATGATCGGCGTCTCCCTGCTGGTCTTCCCCAAGCTGGCCCTGGGCCTGTCCGGCTTCGAGACCGGCGTCGCGGTCATGCCCCACGTCCAGGGCGACCCGGACGAGACCGAGGAGAACCCCAAGGGCCGCATCCGGGACACCAAGAAGCTGCTCACGGCCGCCGCCCTGATCATGAGCGTCTTCCTGATCGCCACCAGCTTCATCACCACCTGGCTGATCCCGGAGAAGGAGTTCGAGTCCGGCGGCAAGGCCAACGGCCGCGCCCTCGCCTATCTGTCGCACGAGTACCTGGGCAACGCCTTCGGCACGGTCTACGACGTCTCGACCATCGCGATCCTCTGGTTCGCCGGCGCCTCCGCCATGGCCGGGCTGCTCAACCTCATGCCCCGCTACCTCCCCCGCTACGGCATGGCCCCGCACTGGGCCCGCGCCGTCCGCCCGATGGTCATCGTCTTCACCCTGGTCGCCTTCCTGGTCACCTGGATCTTCGACGCCGACGTCGACGCCCAGGGCGGCGCCTACGCCACCGGCGTCCTGGTCCTGATGTCCTCGGCCGCCATCGCGGTGACCATCGCCGCCCGCCGCGCCGGACAACGCGGCTGGACCATCGGCTTCGCAGTCGTCTCGGCGGTCCTCCTCTACGTCACCGTCGTGAACGTCATCGAGCGCCCCGACGGCGTGAAGATCGGCGCCTGCTTCATCGCCGGCATCATCCTGGTCTCCCTGCTGTCCCGGCTGGCCCGCGCCTTCGAGCTGCGCGTGACCAGCGTGTCGCTGGACTCCATGGCGGAACGTTTCATCCGGGACATGGCCAGCCGGAAGATACGGTTCATCGCCAACGAGCCCGACCAGCGCGACAAGGCCGAGTACCGCGACAAGATCGAGCAGATCCGCCAGGACAACGACATCCCCGGCGAGGACTTCGTCTTCGTCGAGGTCACCGTCGTCGACCCCTCCGAGTTCGAGTCGGGCCTGACCGTACGCGGCGAGGTCCTGCACAACCGCTACCGCGTCCTGACCCTGGAGTCCTCCTCCATCTCCAACGCCCTGGCCGCGCTGCTCCTGCACACCCGCGACTCCACCGGCTGCATCCCGCACATCTACTTCGAGTGGACCGAGGGCAACCCGTTCGCCAACTTCCTGCGCTTCTTCCTCTTCGGCCAGGGCGAGGTCGCCCCGGTCACCCGAGAGGTCCTGCGCGAGGCGGAGCCGGACCGCGCCCGACGGCCCCGCGTGCACACGGGCTGA
- the gcvP gene encoding aminomethyl-transferring glycine dehydrogenase, producing MTAHRIPLSELEQGIPFEQRHIGPDQEARAKMLAQVGYGSLDELTAAAVPDVIKNADALDLPGARTEAEVLAELRSLADRNQVLAPMIGLGYHGTFTPPVILRNVMENPAWYTAYTPYQPEISQGRLEALLNFQTMVAELTGLPTSGASLLDEGTAAAEAVALSRRMGKNKKGLFLVDAEVLPQTIAVIETRSEPTGVEIVVADLSQGIPAELDNREINGVLLQYPGASGVVRDLAPLVAQAHERGALVTVAADLLALTLLKSPGELGADIAVGTTQRFGVPMGFGGPHAGYMAVHEKFARSLPGRLVGVSVDADGHKAYRLALQTREQHIRREKATSNICTAQVLLAVMAGMYAVYHGPDGLRAIARRTHRYASILAAGLEAGGVELVHGSYFDTLTVRVPAKAAEVVAAAREQRVNLHLVDADHVSIACDETTARAQVDAVWAAFGVAGDIEALDAVTEDGLPAGLLRSDEILTHPVFHQYRSETAMLRYLRRLADRDYALDRGMIPLGSCTMKLNATTEMEPVTWPEFGQLHPFAPAEQAEGYLTLIRELEERLAEVTGYDNVSLQPNAGSQGELAGLLAVRGYHRANGDEQRTVCLIPSSAHGTNAASAVMAGMKVVVVKTAEDGEIDVDDLRAKIEQYRDELAVLMITYPSTHGVFEEHVADICAQVHEAGGQVYVDGANLNALVGLARPGHFGGDVSHLNLHKTFCIPHGGGGPGVGPVAVRSHLAPYLPNHPLQPAAGPATGVGPISAAPWGSAGILPISWAYVRLMGGEGLKRATQVAVLSANYVAKRLEPHYPVLYTGPGGLVAHECIIDLRPLTKATGVSVDDVAKRLIDYGFHAPTMSFPVAGTLMIEPTESEDLIELDRFCEAMIAIRAEIEKVGSGVWPADDNPLHHAPHTAAALGGEWEHAYTREEAVFPAGVSAADKYWPPVRRIDQAYGDRNLVCSCPPLDAYED from the coding sequence ATGACCGCCCATCGCATTCCGCTCTCCGAGCTCGAACAGGGCATCCCGTTCGAGCAGCGCCACATCGGGCCCGACCAGGAGGCGCGGGCCAAGATGCTCGCGCAGGTCGGCTACGGCTCGCTCGACGAGCTCACCGCCGCCGCGGTCCCGGACGTGATCAAGAACGCCGACGCGCTGGACCTGCCGGGCGCGCGCACCGAGGCCGAGGTGCTGGCCGAGCTGCGGTCGCTGGCCGACCGCAACCAGGTCCTCGCCCCCATGATCGGGCTCGGTTACCACGGCACCTTCACCCCGCCGGTCATCCTGCGCAACGTCATGGAGAACCCGGCCTGGTACACGGCGTACACCCCGTACCAGCCGGAGATCTCGCAGGGGCGGCTCGAGGCGCTGCTGAACTTCCAGACCATGGTCGCCGAGCTCACCGGCCTGCCGACCTCCGGCGCCTCGCTGCTCGACGAGGGCACCGCCGCCGCCGAGGCGGTGGCGCTGTCCCGGCGGATGGGCAAGAACAAGAAGGGACTGTTCCTGGTCGACGCGGAGGTGCTGCCGCAGACCATCGCGGTGATCGAGACCCGCTCCGAGCCGACCGGCGTCGAGATCGTGGTCGCCGACCTGAGCCAGGGAATTCCGGCCGAGCTCGACAACCGTGAGATCAACGGGGTGCTCCTGCAGTACCCGGGCGCCTCCGGCGTCGTACGCGACCTCGCGCCGCTCGTCGCGCAGGCGCACGAGCGGGGCGCGCTCGTGACCGTCGCCGCCGATCTGCTCGCGTTGACGCTGCTGAAGTCGCCCGGTGAGCTGGGGGCGGACATCGCGGTCGGGACGACGCAGCGGTTCGGTGTGCCGATGGGCTTCGGCGGACCCCACGCGGGCTACATGGCGGTGCACGAGAAGTTCGCGCGCAGCCTGCCCGGGCGGCTCGTCGGCGTGTCCGTCGACGCGGACGGGCACAAGGCCTACCGGCTGGCGCTGCAGACGCGGGAGCAGCACATCCGGCGTGAGAAGGCGACCAGCAACATCTGCACGGCGCAGGTGCTGCTGGCCGTGATGGCCGGGATGTACGCCGTCTACCACGGGCCCGACGGGCTGCGGGCGATCGCCCGGCGCACGCACCGGTACGCCTCGATCCTCGCCGCAGGGCTCGAGGCCGGCGGCGTCGAGCTCGTGCACGGGTCCTACTTCGACACGCTGACCGTGCGGGTGCCCGCGAAGGCCGCCGAGGTCGTCGCCGCCGCGCGCGAGCAGCGGGTCAACCTGCACCTCGTCGACGCCGACCACGTGTCGATCGCCTGCGACGAGACCACCGCGCGAGCCCAGGTCGACGCCGTGTGGGCCGCCTTCGGGGTCGCCGGCGACATCGAGGCGCTCGACGCGGTCACCGAGGACGGACTGCCCGCCGGGCTGCTGCGCTCTGACGAGATCCTCACCCACCCCGTCTTCCACCAGTACCGCTCCGAGACCGCGATGCTGCGCTATCTGCGCAGGCTCGCCGACCGGGACTACGCGCTGGACCGGGGCATGATCCCGCTCGGTTCCTGCACGATGAAGCTCAACGCGACCACCGAGATGGAGCCGGTCACCTGGCCCGAGTTCGGGCAGCTGCACCCCTTCGCGCCCGCCGAGCAGGCGGAGGGCTATCTCACGCTGATCCGTGAGTTGGAGGAGCGGCTCGCCGAGGTCACCGGGTACGACAACGTGTCGCTCCAGCCGAACGCCGGGTCGCAGGGCGAGCTGGCCGGGCTGCTCGCCGTACGGGGATACCACCGGGCCAACGGGGACGAGCAGCGGACGGTGTGTCTCATTCCGTCGTCCGCGCACGGGACCAACGCCGCCAGCGCCGTGATGGCCGGGATGAAGGTCGTCGTCGTGAAGACCGCCGAGGACGGCGAGATCGACGTCGACGACCTGCGGGCGAAGATCGAGCAGTACCGCGACGAGCTGGCGGTGCTCATGATCACGTACCCGTCGACGCACGGGGTGTTCGAGGAGCATGTCGCCGACATCTGCGCGCAGGTGCACGAGGCCGGCGGGCAGGTGTACGTCGACGGGGCCAACCTCAACGCGCTCGTCGGGCTCGCCAGGCCGGGGCACTTCGGCGGTGACGTCTCTCACCTGAACCTGCACAAGACGTTCTGCATCCCGCACGGCGGCGGCGGTCCGGGCGTCGGCCCGGTGGCCGTACGGTCGCATCTGGCGCCGTATCTGCCGAACCACCCGTTGCAGCCCGCGGCCGGGCCCGCGACGGGTGTGGGGCCGATCTCGGCCGCACCCTGGGGTTCCGCGGGGATCCTGCCGATCTCGTGGGCGTATGTGCGGCTCATGGGCGGTGAGGGGCTGAAGCGCGCCACGCAGGTGGCCGTGCTCTCCGCCAACTACGTCGCCAAGCGGCTCGAACCGCACTACCCGGTGCTGTACACCGGGCCCGGCGGGCTGGTCGCGCACGAGTGCATCATCGATCTGCGTCCGCTGACGAAGGCGACCGGGGTGAGCGTCGACGACGTCGCCAAGCGGCTCATCGACTACGGGTTCCACGCGCCGACGATGTCGTTCCCGGTGGCCGGCACGCTGATGATCGAGCCGACCGAATCCGAGGACCTGATCGAACTGGACCGTTTCTGCGAGGCGATGATCGCCATTCGCGCGGAGATCGAGAAGGTCGGGTCGGGTGTCTGGCCGGCCGACGACAACCCGCTGCACCATGCCCCGCACACCGCTGCCGCGCTCGGCGGGGAGTGGGAGCACGCGTACACGCGCGAGGAGGCCGTCTTCCCGGCCGGGGTCTCCGCCGCCGACAAGTACTGGCCGCCGGTGCGCCGGATCGACCAGGCCTACGGCGACCGGAACCTGGTCTGCTCGTGCCCGCCGCTGGACGCGTACGAGGACTGA
- a CDS encoding PRC-barrel domain-containing protein has product MQTDIDPRNLIGRKAFDRNGAKIGTIDEVYLDDATGVPEWAAIRTGLFSRDAFVPLEPSKLIEGTLHIPFDRALIKDAPDFGVGRHLSPEQELQLYHHYGLDIAAPPALPDHDFGRLAGTDES; this is encoded by the coding sequence GTGCAGACCGACATCGATCCACGCAACCTGATCGGCCGCAAGGCCTTCGACCGCAACGGCGCCAAGATCGGCACGATCGACGAGGTCTACCTCGACGACGCGACCGGTGTGCCGGAGTGGGCGGCCATACGCACCGGGCTGTTCTCCCGCGACGCATTCGTCCCCCTGGAGCCCAGCAAGCTGATCGAGGGCACCCTCCACATCCCCTTCGACCGCGCCCTCATCAAGGACGCCCCCGACTTCGGCGTGGGCCGCCATCTCTCCCCCGAACAGGAACTCCAGCTCTACCACCACTACGGTCTCGACATCGCGGCCCCTCCCGCGCTCCCGGACCACGACTTCGGCAGGCTGGCGGGCACCGACGAGAGCTGA
- a CDS encoding nucleotidyltransferase domain-containing protein, with amino-acid sequence MTVQGEGTASTVGVSAERQLEMRTVVDRVTRWAGNRSDAVALLLVGSWARDAARPDSDVDLVLLTTEPSRYADDDAWVRELALGEVVRIQQWGPVTEWRHVTASGLEVEVGVGSPDWARTDPVDVGTRRVVTDGARALYDPAGLVAALIRACA; translated from the coding sequence ATGACAGTGCAGGGAGAGGGGACCGCGAGCACGGTCGGGGTGTCCGCGGAGCGGCAGCTCGAGATGCGCACCGTCGTGGACCGGGTCACCCGGTGGGCCGGGAACCGCAGCGATGCCGTCGCGCTGCTGCTGGTCGGGTCCTGGGCGCGGGACGCCGCCCGCCCCGACTCCGACGTCGATCTCGTGCTGCTCACGACCGAGCCTTCGCGGTACGCCGACGACGACGCCTGGGTGCGTGAGCTGGCCCTCGGCGAGGTGGTCCGGATCCAGCAGTGGGGGCCCGTCACGGAGTGGCGGCATGTCACCGCCTCCGGTCTGGAGGTCGAGGTGGGCGTCGGCTCACCCGACTGGGCGCGGACCGACCCCGTAGACGTCGGCACCCGCAGAGTCGTCACGGACGGCGCCCGCGCCCTGTACGACCCCGCCGGGTTGGTCGCGGCGCTGATACGGGCCTGTGCTTGA
- a CDS encoding DNA polymerase IV: MRNAPTILHLDMDAFYAQAEQASKPSLRGKAVVVGGLGPRGVVATASYEARVFGVHSAMPMAQARRLAPNAAYLVPRFAFYRSISEQVMRLLRALSPLVEPLSLDEAFVDLLAGETAWDSESALLAGISLRADIRAVTGLTGSVGLASCKMLAKIGSEQAKPDGLVLIEPGTERALLGPLPVRTLPGVGPATGDHLRRAGITTVDEIVEAGEDELVRLLGKAHGHGLYAMALARDDRPVVAERETKSVSVEDTYDMDIHDRVRVELEVQRLADRCVRRLREAGLSGRTIVLKVRRYDFSTLTRSETLRGPTDDPAVVREAAARLLDSVDTTGGVRLLGVGVSGLADYTQEDLFAQAAEDVAAGPEEELPDEPVGEAAGAPVERQWRPGQDVRHAELGHGWVQGSGLGRVTVRFETPESAPGRVRTFRVDDPELDPADPLPLVRRGPAEAGGAGEADAGEAGAVESVVGSATAHPGNSG, encoded by the coding sequence GTGAGAAACGCGCCCACGATCCTGCATCTCGACATGGATGCCTTCTACGCCCAGGCGGAGCAGGCGTCCAAGCCGAGTCTGCGCGGGAAAGCCGTGGTCGTGGGCGGTCTCGGACCCCGCGGGGTGGTCGCGACCGCCTCCTATGAGGCGCGGGTGTTCGGGGTGCACTCGGCGATGCCCATGGCCCAGGCGCGCAGGCTGGCTCCGAACGCGGCCTATCTCGTGCCGCGCTTCGCGTTCTACCGGTCGATCAGCGAGCAGGTGATGAGGCTGCTGCGGGCCCTGTCGCCGTTGGTGGAGCCGCTGAGCCTCGATGAGGCGTTCGTCGATCTGCTGGCCGGGGAGACGGCTTGGGACAGTGAGTCCGCGCTGCTGGCCGGGATCAGCCTCCGGGCGGACATCCGGGCCGTCACGGGGCTCACGGGCTCGGTGGGGCTGGCCTCCTGCAAGATGCTCGCGAAGATCGGCTCGGAGCAGGCCAAGCCCGACGGTCTGGTCCTCATCGAACCGGGGACCGAGCGGGCGCTCCTCGGACCGCTGCCGGTGCGGACCCTGCCGGGGGTCGGGCCGGCCACCGGCGATCATCTGCGACGGGCGGGGATCACCACGGTCGACGAGATCGTGGAGGCGGGGGAGGACGAGCTTGTGCGGCTGCTGGGCAAGGCGCACGGGCACGGGCTGTACGCCATGGCGCTGGCGCGGGACGACCGGCCCGTCGTGGCCGAGCGGGAGACCAAGTCGGTGTCGGTCGAGGACACGTACGACATGGACATCCACGACCGGGTCCGGGTGGAGCTGGAGGTGCAGCGGCTCGCTGACCGGTGCGTGCGCAGACTGCGGGAGGCCGGGCTGTCGGGGCGGACCATCGTGCTGAAGGTGCGCCGGTACGACTTCTCCACGCTCACCCGGTCGGAGACCCTGCGCGGGCCCACAGACGATCCTGCGGTGGTGCGGGAGGCGGCGGCGCGGCTGCTGGACTCCGTGGACACGACGGGCGGGGTGCGGCTGCTCGGCGTGGGCGTCAGCGGCCTGGCCGACTACACGCAGGAGGACCTGTTCGCCCAGGCGGCGGAGGACGTGGCGGCCGGGCCCGAGGAGGAGCTTCCCGACGAGCCCGTAGGGGAGGCTGCGGGGGCGCCGGTCGAGCGCCAGTGGCGTCCGGGGCAGGATGTGCGCCACGCCGAGCTGGGGCACGGCTGGGTGCAGGGCAGCGGGCTGGGCCGGGTCACCGTCCGGTTCGAGACGCCCGAGTCGGCCCCGGGGCGGGTGCGGACGTTCCGGGTCGACGATCCGGAGCTGGACCCGGCCGATCCGCTGCCGTTGGTGCGCCGCGGGCCGGCGGAGGCGGGCGGCGCGGGCGAGGCCGATGCGGGAGAGGCCGGTGCGGTCGAATCGGTCGTCGGATCGGCGACGGCGCATCCCGGGAACTCTGGGTGA
- a CDS encoding MerR family transcriptional regulator, with translation MRSSGDGTAGGAPELGVGGNGPYPLHSSAADHVPQRPAAVPSSGGATSMASEQIGYRGPTACAAAGITYRQLDYWARTGLVEPSVRPAHGSGTQRLYSFRDVVVLKIVKRFLDTGVSLQNIRTTVQHLRERGFRDLERMTLMSDGATVYECTSPDEVHALLQGGQGIFGIAVGVVWRDVDSALSQLHGERVDTGETLVGHNPADELARRRNRAV, from the coding sequence GTGAGAAGCAGCGGCGACGGTACGGCTGGGGGCGCCCCCGAACTCGGTGTCGGGGGGAACGGTCCGTACCCGCTTCACAGCAGCGCGGCCGATCACGTTCCGCAGCGACCGGCGGCCGTGCCGAGCAGCGGAGGGGCGACGTCCATGGCGTCCGAGCAGATCGGCTATCGCGGTCCGACGGCCTGTGCAGCCGCCGGCATCACCTATCGGCAACTGGACTACTGGGCGCGCACCGGGCTCGTCGAGCCCAGCGTGCGGCCCGCCCACGGGTCCGGCACGCAGCGGCTGTACAGCTTCCGGGACGTCGTCGTCCTGAAGATCGTCAAGCGGTTCCTCGACACCGGGGTGTCGCTGCAGAACATTCGCACCACCGTCCAGCATCTGCGTGAGCGCGGCTTCCGCGACCTCGAGCGCATGACGCTGATGAGCGACGGCGCGACGGTCTACGAGTGCACCTCGCCGGACGAGGTGCACGCGCTGCTCCAGGGCGGTCAGGGCATCTTCGGGATCGCGGTGGGCGTGGTCTGGCGGGACGTGGACAGCGCGCTGTCGCAGCTGCACGGGGAGCGGGTCGACACGGGCGAGACGCTCGTCGGGCACAATCCGGCGGACGAGCTGGCGCGTCGGCGCAACCGGGCGGTCTGA
- a CDS encoding bifunctional nuclease family protein — translation MNELDVVGVRVEMPSNQPIVLLREVGGDRYLPIWIGPQEATAIAFAQQGMAPARPLTHDLFKDVLEAVGQELTEVRITDLREGVFYAELVFASGVEVSARPSDAIALALRTGTPIYGSDTVLDDAGIAIPDEQEDEVEKFREFLDQISPEDFGTSNQ, via the coding sequence GTGAACGAGCTCGATGTCGTAGGTGTCCGGGTCGAGATGCCCTCCAACCAACCGATCGTGCTGCTGCGCGAAGTGGGAGGCGACCGTTACCTCCCCATCTGGATCGGACCGCAGGAGGCCACGGCGATCGCCTTCGCCCAGCAGGGCATGGCCCCCGCGCGACCGCTGACCCACGACCTGTTCAAGGACGTGCTGGAAGCCGTCGGCCAGGAGCTCACGGAAGTGCGCATCACGGATCTCCGGGAGGGCGTCTTCTACGCGGAGCTGGTCTTCGCCAGCGGGGTCGAGGTGAGCGCGCGGCCGTCCGACGCCATAGCGCTGGCGCTGCGCACCGGAACGCCGATCTACGGCAGTGACACGGTGCTCGACGACGCGGGCATCGCCATCCCGGACGAGCAGGAGGACGAGGTGGAGAAGTTCCGCGAGTTCCTCGACCAGATCTCGCCCGAGGACTTCGGCACCAGCAACCAGTAG
- a CDS encoding MerR family transcriptional regulator, translating to MLQTPRGGAGHGVAAGDGGLMSIGTVLNMLRDEFPEVTISKIRFLESEGLVEPQRTPSGYRKFSVEDVERLGHVLRMQRDHYLPLKVIREHLDAMERGEAAPLPTVGRQRDGESGLEVSDGPTVARIGRAELLAAAGIDEPELVEWESYGLLVPLEGGVYDAEAATVAALVAELGRFGIEPRHLRVMKAAADREAGLVDQVVAPLKRHRNPQTRAHAEARAKELAGLTVKLHAALVQTALGVRLP from the coding sequence ATGCTTCAAACACCGAGGGGCGGCGCCGGCCACGGCGTCGCCGCCGGGGACGGTGGTCTGATGAGCATCGGCACCGTGCTGAACATGCTGCGTGACGAGTTCCCCGAAGTCACCATCTCCAAGATCCGTTTCCTGGAGTCGGAGGGGCTCGTCGAGCCGCAGCGCACCCCGTCGGGGTATCGCAAGTTCAGCGTGGAGGACGTCGAGCGCCTCGGTCACGTCCTGAGGATGCAGCGGGACCACTATCTGCCGCTCAAGGTGATCCGGGAGCACCTGGACGCCATGGAGCGCGGTGAGGCCGCGCCGCTGCCGACCGTGGGCCGGCAGCGGGACGGGGAGTCCGGGCTCGAGGTGTCGGACGGGCCCACCGTGGCCCGGATCGGGCGCGCCGAGCTGCTGGCGGCCGCCGGAATAGACGAGCCGGAGCTGGTGGAGTGGGAGTCGTACGGACTCCTCGTGCCGCTGGAAGGCGGGGTCTACGACGCCGAGGCGGCCACTGTGGCCGCTCTGGTGGCCGAGCTGGGGCGGTTCGGGATCGAGCCCCGGCATCTTCGGGTGATGAAGGCCGCGGCCGACCGTGAGGCAGGGCTGGTGGACCAGGTGGTCGCCCCGCTCAAGCGTCACCGCAATCCCCAGACCAGGGCGCACGCCGAGGCTCGTGCGAAGGAGCTCGCGGGACTCACGGTCAAGCTGCATGCGGCGCTCGTGCAGACCGCGCTCGGCGTACGACTGCCCTGA
- a CDS encoding FHA domain-containing protein, with amino-acid sequence MSGGYGRCEGVRVDRCNQSGFVLPHGRVCFGQGESPVKLFAKLFGKSAREGSDNATARHRAQPDAEGQRPLFRDQVGGPGGDISGGQGAASVDPAQSGDIGFGQPSTSSTGGGFSPMSALVCTRCGNRNAENSRFCSNCGAPLRPGLTPERASETTSTISISGLEAYDAEVTGQTQLPALSPEAQAAVDALPLGSALLVVRRGPNSGSRFLLDGDLTTAGRHPQSDIFLDDVTVSRRHVEFRRNPDGTFRVADVGSLNGTYVNRERIDEVALSNGDEVQIGKYRLVFYASQQGY; translated from the coding sequence CTGTCTGGTGGATACGGACGTTGTGAAGGTGTCCGGGTCGACCGGTGTAATCAGTCAGGGTTCGTCCTGCCCCACGGGCGGGTCTGTTTCGGTCAAGGGGAATCGCCCGTGAAGTTGTTTGCGAAGTTGTTCGGCAAGAGCGCGCGAGAGGGCAGCGACAACGCGACCGCTCGTCATCGCGCACAGCCTGACGCAGAGGGCCAGCGGCCGCTGTTCCGGGACCAGGTGGGTGGTCCGGGCGGTGATATTTCCGGAGGTCAGGGCGCGGCGTCTGTTGACCCTGCCCAGTCCGGCGACATAGGTTTCGGCCAACCGTCAACCTCAAGTACGGGTGGAGGGTTTTCTCCTATGTCGGCCCTGGTGTGTACGAGGTGCGGTAACCGCAACGCGGAGAACAGCCGCTTCTGTTCCAACTGCGGCGCGCCGCTGCGCCCCGGTCTGACGCCCGAGCGCGCGTCGGAGACGACCTCCACGATCTCGATCTCCGGTCTCGAGGCCTACGACGCCGAGGTCACCGGCCAGACGCAGCTGCCGGCGCTCTCTCCGGAGGCGCAGGCCGCCGTGGACGCGTTGCCGCTGGGCTCCGCGCTGCTGGTCGTGCGCCGCGGTCCGAACTCGGGCAGTCGCTTCCTGCTGGACGGCGACCTGACGACGGCCGGGCGTCACCCGCAGAGCGACATCTTCCTGGACGACGTGACCGTCTCGCGTCGCCATGTGGAGTTCCGGCGCAATCCGGACGGCACGTTCCGGGTGGCGGACGTCGGCAGTCTGAACGGCACGTACGTCAACCGGGAGCGGATCGACGAGGTCGCTCTGTCGAACGGCGACGAGGTGCAGATCGGCAAGTACCGGCTGGTCTTCTACGCGAGCCAGCAGGGCTACTGA